The genomic window CCTCGAAAGCGCTGATCACCGCGACCGACGTCGCCCACGAGGCCGCCACCGCCGAGGAGATGGGCATCCACGCCGATCCCGCGATCGACCTCGGCGGGATGATGGACTGGAAGGACGGCGTCGTCGATCAACTCACCGGCGGCGTCGAGAAACTCTGCAAGGCCAACCAGGTCACCCTGCTCGAGGGAACCGCCCGCTTCGCCGACGAGAACACCGTCCGCGTCTCCCACAGCGGCGAGGGGCAGGGCTCCGAGACCCTCGAGTTCGAACACGCCGTTATCGCGACCGGTTCGCGGCCCATCGAGATTCCGAACTTCGAGTACGGGGACGAACCGGTCCTCGACTCGAAACAGGCCCTCGCGCTCAAGTCCGTCCCCGACTCGCTCGTCGTCGTCGGGGCCGGCTACATCGGGATGGAACTCGCGAGCGTCTTCGCCAAACTGGGGACCGACGTGACCGCCCTCGAGATGCTCGACTCGATCCTCCCGGGCTACGACGACGACCTCAAACGCCCGGTCAAGCAACGCGCAAACGATCTCGGAATCGACTTCGAGTTCGGCTATACCGCGACGGAGTGGCACGACCGCGACGACGCGGACGGTATCCGCGTCGTTGCCGAGCCAGCCGAACGGGCCGCCGCCGACGGGGGAGGAGCCGAAGCCGTCGAAGACGAACGTCTCGAACTCGACACCGAAAAGGTACTCGTGGCCGTCGGCCGCCAACCGGTCTCGGACACGCTTGATCTTGCGGAAGCCGGACTCCAGACGGACGACCGCGGGTTCATCGAAACCGATTCGCGCGCACGCACGACCGTCGACCACATCTTCGCCGCGGGCGATGTCGCCGGCGAACCGATGCTCGCACACAAGGGCAGCGCAGAGGGCAAGGTCGCCGCCGAAGTGATCGCCGGCGAACCCGCCGCTCTCGACCACCAAGCAATGCCGGCCGCCGTCTTCACCGATCCCGAAATCGGAACCGTCGGCATGACCGAATCCGAGGCCGACGACGCCGGCTTCGAGACCGTGACCGGTCAGTTCCCGTTCCGCGCGAGCGGCCGCGCCCTCACGACCGGGAACTCCGACGGATTCGTCAAAATCGTCGCCGACGACGAAGACGGCTACGTCCTCGGAGCCTCGATCGTCGGCTCCGAAGCTTCGGAACTGATCGCCGAACTCAGCCTTGCGATCGAACTCGGCGCGACCCTCGAGGACGTCGCGTCGACGGTCCACACCCACCCGACGCTCTCGGAAGCGGTGATGGAAGCCGCCGAAAACGCGCTCGGACACGCGATTCACACGCTGAACCGCTGACGCGGGACCACGGATGGTCGCGTGCTCGCGGCTCGTTCTCATCGATTCGTTCGAATCTGTTTCTCTCGAGGGTGTCGCTTTCCGCTGGCGCGTTAGACGACGGGAAGCGGAGCGAACCCGACTGTCGGATGGCCCGAAAACGCGACCGGCGGGAACCGTGAACCCGCAGCGAACTGCGAGCCGACTGCTACGCGATCAGTGCCGGAACTGGCGCGCTCGCATAACAGTTCCCCGAGAGATAGACGGATCGTGCCGCTCACTGCACGTACAGCGAGTACGCGATCACCACGAAGCCGGCCAACACGAGCAGACTCTCGAGCAGGATCCCCGTCGCGAGCTCGACGCCGAGGAGTTCGTACAACATGCCGGCGAGCACCAACCCGAGCGTGACGAGGCCGAACCCGCCCGCGAGATAGCCTAACGCGCGCTGGCGGGTCCGTCGATACGCCTTGAACGCGAAGTACGTAATAATGCCCCCGACCACGAGCACGAGCGTCTTGACGACGGCCAGCGCGAGCATGATCTCGGCCGAGCCGGCGGGAAATGGATTCATGTTTCCTTTCGCACCTCCGACCACAGGTCCGCAAGCCGTTCGTCCGCCGTCCGCGCCGGCCGATCGATCTGGACCGTCAGCGACCGGTCCTCGTCTAACCCGAGCGTGATCTCGTCGAACGCGACCGAGTACTTGCTCGCGTGATGTCCGTCCTGTCGAATCTCGGTCGACTCCTCGAGCAGCGTCGCCTCGGTCAACAACTCGAGTTTCCGGTACAGCGTCGACTGCGGGATCTCACACCGCTTCGATAGCTCCGATGCGGTCATGGGTTCCTCGAGGTTTCGGATGATTTCACGGCAGTCGGGATCGTCCAGCGCGGAGCAGATCTCCTCCGCAGCCGGCGTCGATTCCGAAGCGAACGGGTCCCGGACCATTCGTCTCCCCCTTGCAACGCACGTGGTTTATCGGCATCGATGCGTTCCCCAGCCGCTGCCGTCGAGCCGTCGACACGAAGCCTTCTTGCGCGTGCGCGCTCGAGTGCGACTCACGCGGGTATCATTCGGTCCGACTCCCTACAAGGGCGGGATGACCGGCCGACCTCCGCCCGCGTGACACCCGTTGCAGCCCTGAGTCGATTTGCTCGAGGAGCGACTGCATTTATTAGTATTAGTGATGCGACCCTCTCGTGGAAAACCGTGGCATGGTAGCGGGTTCCGATATCAGTCTGGTCCGACGGTCTTATATGTGTACCCGGCATCGATTGGAATGCGAACGACGTGGCGTACACCGCCATGTTCCCTCCGGCCGCAACCCGGCGCGGGGGATGTCTACATCCACCCCGGATAATCCGTCGGTTCGATCCGACGGCCTTATCCGTACTCGAGGGTTCCACTATGGATGTGTTCGCGACCGGTGTTCCCGGTTGCGACAGTCCGGAGCCCTTATACGTGCGTGGGCGTTCAGTTGTGATCGCACACGCCCTCGCCGGATGCGATTTCCGGCTGGGCGGCGATCCGACGCCCTTATATGTACGAGGGCATTCGGATGTGAACACGAAAGATGTGATCGACGGGACGTTCAACTCGTTCCGTCATCCCGGATGGCTCGAGTCCGAAGGGGTTATGTACCCCAGACGGCTTAGAAATACATCCGCACGAGATGAGGATTCCACCCCTGCGGTCCGCCGTACAGATGGGATCTGATGTTAGCCTTGGTAGTTCGGTGACGCCCGCTCGGTCGTCGAGTCGGAGTCATCGAACGTGGACCATTATGTGTGAGTGTGTATTAACATTCACCGCCAATAGACCCTCCCCAACTGGGGAGATCATATAGCATTCCGGTTGATCCTGCCGGAGGTCATTGCTATTGGAGTCCGATTTAGCCATGCTAGTTGCACGAGTTCAGGCTCGTAGCAGATAGCTCAGTAACACGTGGCCAAACTACCCTATGGATCCGGATAACCTCGGGAAACTGAGGCTAATCCGGAATAGCGTTCATCGCCTGGAGTGGCACGAACGCGAAACGTTCAGGCGCCATAGGATGTGGCTGCGGCCGATTAGGTAGACGGTGGGGTAACGGCCCACCGTGCCCATAATCGGTACGGGTTGTGAGAGCAAGAGCCCGGAGACGGTATCTGAGACAAGATACCGGGCCCTACGGGGCGCAGCAGGCGCGAAACCTTTACACTGCACGCGAGTGCGATAAGGGGACTCCAAGTGCGAGGGCATATAGTCCTCGCTTTTCACGACCGTAAGGTGGTCGTAGAATAAGTGCTGGGCAAGACCGGTGCCAGCCGCCGCGGTAATACCGGCAGCACGAGTGATGACCGCTATTATTGGGCCTAAAGCGTCCGTAGCTGGCCACGCAAGTTCGTCGGGAAATCTGCGCGCTTAACGCGCAGGCGTCCGACGGAAACTGTATGGCTTGGGACCGGAAGACCAGAGGGGTACGTCCGGGGTAGGAGTGAAATCCCGTAATCCTGGACGGACCACCGGTGGCGAAAGCGCCTCTGGAAGACGGATCCGACGGTGAGGGACGAAAGCTCGGGTCACGAACCGGATTAGATACCCGGGTAGTCCGAGCTGTAAACGATGTCTGCTAGGTGTGGCACAGGCTACGAGCCTGTGCTGTGCCGTAGGGAAGCCGTGAAGCAGACCGCCTGGGAAGTACGTCCGCAAGGATGAAACTTAAAGGAATTGGCGGGGGAGCACTACAACCGGAGGAGCCTGCGGTTTAATTGGACTCAACGCCGGACATCTCACCAGCATCGACAACGTGCAGTGAAGGTCAGGTTGATGACCTTACTGGAGCCGTTGAGAGGAGGTGCATGGCCGCCGTCAGCTCGTACCGTGAGGCGTCCTGTTAAGTCAGGCAACGAGCGAGACCCGCACTCCTAATTGCCAGCAACACCCTTGTGGTGGTTGGGTACATTAGGAGGACTGCCAGTGCCAAACTGGAGGAAGGAACGGGCAACGGTAGGTCAGTATGCCCCGAATGTGCTGGGCGACACGCGGGCTACAATGGCCGAGACAGTGGGATGCAACCCCGAAAGGGGACGCTAATCTCCGAAACTCGGTCGTAGTTCGGATTGAGGACTGAAACTCGTCCTCATGAAGCTGGATTCGGTAGTAATCGCGCCTCAGAAGGGCGCGGTGAATACGTCCCTGCTCCTTGCACACACCGCCCGTCAAAGCACCCGAGTGGGGTCCGGATGAGGCCAACGCAACGTCGGTCGAATCTGGGCTCCGCAAGGGGGCTTAAGTCGTAACAAGGTAGCCGTAGGGGAATCTGCGGCTGGATCACCTCCACAGACCGGGACCGGGGCGTCGCCCCGGCCCACCCTAACTCGTGGCGCGTTGCGCCACGCGGTGCACGTTCGATCGACCATCGGTTGGCCGATCGGGCACCTTTGAACTACCGAGGCTAACATGATACGCGCTGTCCACCCACGTGGGTGGACGTGGGCCCATAGCTCAGTGGTAGAGTGCCTCCTTTGCAAGGAGGATGCCCAGGGTTCGAATCCCTGTGGGTCCATGGCTCGGTGCGGATCGAATCGTGCCCCTTAAGTAGGGCAGACGACTTCGATCTAATCCGACGAAACTGATGCACCACTCCGCGTAAGTGCGAGTGGGAAGGGTTAATGCAGGCCGGCTGTCTACCGGCGTGCAGATGAGACCGTGTGTACGTGTAGTCCAGGCGTCCACTGGACCCGTTCCCGGGTCACGATGTTGCGACTTTGTCGCAACGCCGATCCGATGAACGTGGCTACTGTGCCAGCTGGTGGATCGCTCGGCTTGAGAGCTGATGAAGGACGTGCCAAGCTGCGATAAGCCCAAGGGAGCCGCACGGAGGCGAAGAACTTGGGATCTCCGAATGGGAATCCCCACCGCAATTGCTTCGCGCAATGGGGAACGTCGAGAATTGAAACATCTTAGTATCGACAGGAAAAGAAAGCAAACGCGATGTCGTTAGTAATGGCGAATAAACGCGACACAGTCCAAACCGAAGCCCTTACGGGCAATGTGGTGTTCGGACTGACTCTCATCAGCAGAAACTCGACACGAAGTCTCTTGGAATAGAGCACGAAACAGGGTGACAGTCCCGTACTGCCGACGAGTATGCTGTGCGTCAGTTCCAGAGTATCGGGGGTTGGATATCCCTCGTGAATATCGCGGGCATCGACCGCGAAGACTAAACACTCCTCAAGACCGATAGCGAACAAGTAGCGTGAGCGAACGCTGAAAAGCACCCCACGAAGGGAGGTGCAATAGGGCGTGAAATCAGTTGGCGATGGAGCGACAGGGCATACAAGGTCCCGGACACAATGAATCAGGTGCGAACCTGTAGTAAGAAGTTTGGGAAGCCGGTGTTCTGTCGTACGTTTTGAAAAACGAACCAGGGAGTGTGCCTGTTTGACGAGTCTAACTCGATTATCGAGGAAGGCGAAGGGAAACCGACATGGCCGCAGTGCTTTGCACGAGGGCCGCCGTGTTCAAGCGCGGGGAGTCAAACGGGCACGACCCGAAACCGGACGATCTACGCAAGGACAAGGTGAAGCGTGCCGAAAGGCACGTGGAGGCCTGTTAGAGTTGGTGTCCTACAATACCCTCTCGTGATCTTTGTGTAGGGGTGAAAGGCCCATCGAGTCCGGAAACAGCTGGTTCCAACCGAAACATGTCGAAGCATGACCTCTGCCGAGATAGTTCGTGGGGTAGAGCGACGGATTGGGGGACCGCACTCCGAGAGGAGTGCGCCCCCCTGTCCAACTCCGAACCTACGAACGTCGTTTGACGCAGGGAGTCCGGTGCACGGGGTAAGCCTGTGTACCGTGAGGGAGACAACCCAGAGCTGGGTTAAGGTCCCCAAGTGTAGACTAAGTGCGATCGAAGGTGGTCTCAAGCCCTAGACAGCCGGGAGGTGAGCTTAGAAGCAGCTACCCTCTAAGAAAAGCGTAACAGCTTACCGGCCGAGGTTTGAGGCGCCCAAAATGATCGGGGCTCAAGTCTACCACCGAGACCTAGCAGCACCACTCAGACTGGTGATCTCGTAGGTTGGCGTTCTGTTCGGGTGGAAGCACGGTCGAGAGATCGTGTGGACCGTTCAGTAACGAAAATCCTGGTCATAGTAGCAGCGTTAGTCGGG from Natrinema versiforme includes these protein-coding regions:
- a CDS encoding helix-turn-helix domain-containing protein, which gives rise to MVRDPFASESTPAAEEICSALDDPDCREIIRNLEEPMTASELSKRCEIPQSTLYRKLELLTEATLLEESTEIRQDGHHASKYSVAFDEITLGLDEDRSLTVQIDRPARTADERLADLWSEVRKET
- the lpdA gene encoding dihydrolipoyl dehydrogenase, yielding MVVGDVTTGTDVLVIGAGPAGYVAAIRAGQLDLDVTLVEKDAYGGTCLNYGCIPSKALITATDVAHEAATAEEMGIHADPAIDLGGMMDWKDGVVDQLTGGVEKLCKANQVTLLEGTARFADENTVRVSHSGEGQGSETLEFEHAVIATGSRPIEIPNFEYGDEPVLDSKQALALKSVPDSLVVVGAGYIGMELASVFAKLGTDVTALEMLDSILPGYDDDLKRPVKQRANDLGIDFEFGYTATEWHDRDDADGIRVVAEPAERAAADGGGAEAVEDERLELDTEKVLVAVGRQPVSDTLDLAEAGLQTDDRGFIETDSRARTTVDHIFAAGDVAGEPMLAHKGSAEGKVAAEVIAGEPAALDHQAMPAAVFTDPEIGTVGMTESEADDAGFETVTGQFPFRASGRALTTGNSDGFVKIVADDEDGYVLGASIVGSEASELIAELSLAIELGATLEDVASTVHTHPTLSEAVMEAAENALGHAIHTLNR